Proteins from a genomic interval of Gemmatimonas sp.:
- a CDS encoding ABC transporter ATP-binding protein — protein MLVARGLTKEYLSGTQRLTVLRDVSFEVPAGAFVSIVGPSGSGKTTLLGLLAGLDTPSSGTVSLDGEDFGRLDEDARARLRGEKVGFVFQSFQLIPTLTALENVQVPLELAGRVPVREAAARARDLLARVGLGDRTHHFPQQLSGGEQQRVALARAFVNDPKILFADEPTGNLDGATGERIVELLQALNRERGCTIVLVTHDVTLAARTQRTIRLKDGVMVEDVHHTPA, from the coding sequence ATGCTCGTCGCTCGTGGGTTGACCAAGGAATATCTGAGCGGCACCCAGCGCCTCACGGTGCTGCGTGACGTGTCGTTCGAGGTACCGGCCGGGGCGTTCGTTTCCATTGTCGGCCCCTCCGGCAGCGGCAAGACGACGCTGCTCGGCCTGCTCGCCGGTCTCGATACCCCGTCGAGCGGCACGGTATCCCTCGACGGCGAGGATTTCGGCCGCCTCGATGAAGATGCCCGCGCACGCCTCCGGGGAGAGAAAGTTGGGTTCGTCTTCCAAAGCTTTCAATTGATCCCCACCCTCACGGCGCTCGAAAACGTGCAGGTGCCGCTCGAACTGGCCGGGCGCGTCCCGGTGCGTGAGGCGGCGGCGCGTGCCCGCGACCTGCTCGCGCGCGTGGGGCTGGGCGACCGCACGCACCACTTCCCGCAACAGCTCTCGGGCGGTGAGCAGCAGCGCGTGGCCCTTGCGCGCGCCTTCGTGAACGACCCCAAGATCCTCTTTGCCGACGAACCCACGGGCAACCTGGACGGTGCCACCGGTGAACGCATCGTGGAGCTGCTGCAGGCGCTCAACCGGGAACGCGGCTGCACCATCGTGCTCGTCACCCACGACGTGACCCTCGCGGCGCGCACACAGCGGACCATTCGCCTCAAGGACGGCGTGATGGTGGAAGACGTGCACCACACCCCCGCATGA